The region ACATTTTTACCACAATGCCAAAATGGtttctttttttaggtttttgtactttttcacaataaaaaccatgttataaataaaaaaatttaacatTGTAAAAAAGCTCTGAAAACAGTAAATGGAACTGTTAGTTGGGTGTTGGAAATTAACCTGGccggggtagcgcattccagagaactggtgcagctcagaaaaagtcttggagatgggaggTTTTGATTATGGAGGATTTTAGTTCTAAGATCTAGCAGAATGGAGAGCACGGGCAGGGTGGTAGACAGATGAGAGAGGACATatagggcggtgcagcactgtggagagctttatggatgagagtgttcGGCTTATATTGTATTCTATAGTAGACGGACAACCAGTGGACGCATCGATGCAGTAGTCAGCACAGGGTAGATGCGTCGTTGGATTGAAAGATGAGccgggctgctgcattcaggatggattggagaggggagagttcaGGGAGTAAAAGACCGATTAGTAGCGAGTTGCTGTAATCAAGACAACAATCGATCAGGGCAAAAATAAACGTTTTTGGTGTTTCCACAGTAAGAAAGggcagattctggagatgtttttgaggtgcaggtgacatgagcgaGCAAGTGATTGACTACAGGGAGCGAAGGAAAGAGCAGAGTCAAATTTGACCCACAAGGAAGCGGGTGTACTGCCTTGGAGATATGGAAGCACCACATACTGAAATATTGGGTGAAGCCAATTATGGGAACTAGAAAGAAACGTTTTGAGACCTAATTGGATGTATTAGTGCAGATCTACAGGTCTAAGTTATAGATAAATCATGTAACGTATGTACTGTACATTACGGCTAAGAGTTGTACTAAAATGTCAAGTATGCTGAAAAGTCGTAGAGAAAATCTCCCAAAATTGCACTGAAAAATGGTCTTCTAGAAGTctggttctctcaaagaagacctttaaaggggttgtccagaactttttagatctttttttattttctattgataacctgtgtctttgaagtcaatgagagctgtgcctacaaTCCCAACGCAGGCTGCAGTGTTATGGTCAGCGCGATGTGCttcctgcactttccatagtgacGTCAGCActggtaatcagctgatcagtgatgATCCGATTGGCGGACCTCCGACATACGTCTATGGATGACCTGTCCTAGGGaatcatcataaaaaaaaaaaaaaatcaaaaaagctccggacaaccctttaaaatgaatggaaTGAAAAAAGCTGCGTTTTCCCAAAAGCTCTTTGATGAATATGTGAAACCACCATCAAAGAGCTGATCTTTTGTAAGGATGTCGCTGTACATACATGGTTTTATTGAACGTTGTTTAATCAACATAAGCTCTCGATCTTTTTCATTAGGATCCGGCAAGTTGGTTTGAAGTTGCGATTTTGCACAAATGAGTCTCAGGCCACAATGGCTCAGTTTGTCCGTAAACTGCAGAAATTTGGTTTCAACATATCAGAAGACGAAGTGACTGCTCCAGGGCCCGCTGCAAGAAGACTGATGCTGGAACAGGGATTGCGCCCTCACTTACTGGTACATGATGGTGAGTGGAAAATACTTCTTACCAGTGCACTGTACAGGACTGGAAGATGACACCTaagtgttacaaggcttgtataaagagtctaactttggcttgataTTTTTGGAAAATCATGATGAAACCCGGCACATTTCTATTAATGGAGTTGGAATTTAAATCTTCGAATGATATTTACATGTCCATCTCCTTCCTTATTCCAGATCTGCTCCCTGAGTTTGACTCCATTGATACATCTGACCCTAACTGTGTCGTAATTGGAGACGCTGCTGAAAACTTTTCTTACCAGAATGTCAACCGAGCATTTCAAGTGTTGCTTGGCCTGGAAAAACCAGTGCTCATCTCCCTAGGGAAGGGGTGAGTGGTTCCGTTTTTGTGCTCTCAGTATCCTCTATAGCAATCCTTAATTTCCTCCCttttgtgcattaaaggggttttctaatcaCAGTAAATTTTTTTAGAACTAGTTTAGGATCTGTTCATATTTCCATTATATTTTTGTCGTTCTGTTTTGTCATGGaacagaagaatgaaaataaaaagtaGCATGCCAGATTGTCAAATGATGGTAATCAGCGGTAACTGAcgaaacccattgactataatcggTTTTATCATGGTTCATTTTACTGAAACACAAACAGTGCAGAATCCCAGGACGGAAATAGTAACTGAGCCTTATAAtggcttaaaaaaacaaaataaataatacTTACTATGCCAATATCCTGCACTTTGATTTCTTTTCCACACGTTTCCCATCCCCTTCCGTCTTTAGAAGGATAGAAAAGCATAGTTGACTCCTTCCGGGGTTCCGTCTCAGTGCTGTTTTTGGCGTTTGAGACGGAAACCCAAGATGGAAATCAGTGACGGGACGTAAATGACATATGAGCGGAGCCTAACCTTCAATATAATCTAACACAAAAGTTTGCGGTTGGAACTGATCTTTAGGTGACTTTAAGTATTTGCTATGTATGTCgatataggccccctgcacacgggcagaaattccgcggcgggatttcctgcagaatttccacctgtggccgcttccataggattgcattagaaaacgcaatcctaggcagacggcagcgatttgtccgcgtgaaatcacatgcggaaaacaaatcgcggcttgttctatttctgtgcgagtctcacagaggcccatacagaaatgtcagtgaagagacgccggctccgctctgcgacGGAGACGCCGGgagtgggtgagccgcaggcctctgcagggtcatgggtctgcatcccgctgcaagaattctcgctgtTGGATCCGAGTCGGCCgtatgcaggcggccatactgtaTGTGATGTGTTAATTGTCAACTTAGAGTTTGCTGTATCAAGGTATGTAACGTATTAAATGTCAAGGTGAAGTTTGCTGTATCTGTTTGTTTCAGACGCTATTATAAGGAAACTGATGGCTTGATGTTAGATGTGGGGGCCTATATGAAGGCTTTGGAGGTAAGCGTGCCTTTTATGTTGCTGACACACATTTAGCATTATTGCACCTTGGTAATCCCTATTTATTTTCTTGTTTAGTATGCCTGCGATATCACAGCGGAGGTTGTGGGAAAACCGGCCAAGAACTTCTTCCTGTCTGCACTGGCAGAGCTGGGCGTGCAACCACATGAGGTGGTATATAGAGGCGTTGTGTAGCATGCATGTACACTACTTCTTTGAGAAGACTATCCCCTTGTCCAGACCACATTTCATATAAAAAATGTTAATCTCCACGATATATTATGTATATTGGCCTTATCTTTGAGAAGAACTCCCTAGAACACACATCAAACACAAGACCTGCGGGCCAAATCCAACCTGCCACCTccttttatgtggcccaccggccgtgcagcattccactcacccagcctgaaGCAGCAGTCGTCTAGCGGTGGCAGTGCAGTGTCCCGTGACGGCTGACCTCTTCCCTCCGGTGTCTGTGTGCACTATCCTATACGCAGCATGGATGCCGAgggaagaggtcagcggtcacagactccgAAGCGACTGCCGCCAAACTGGAGATGCATGCTGCATGAGTGGAATACCTGTAGGGATGCTGGCTGGtcagaggccaataggggggtcgctattactgctggggccaataggagggggaactattacttctagggccactattattactgggatcactatgggggtcattattactactgggatcactatgggggtcactattactactggggtcaatatgagggtcactattactactggggtcaatatgaggggtcactgtgggggtgtcattattattactgggatcactatgggggttactatttctACTAAAGCCACTATGagagttcactattactactggggccactttggattttactattacaactgaggccattatgggggttgctattacttctggggccactatgagagtaacttattactggggccactatagggggtcactgttactatacaATCTTGCAATTATAATTGACCCTTCGGagggcccttggtgaaaattaatttgacacccctgccctagaagatcacttttaggTGGCTGGCTCAATGAAGTTTCAAAGTATATGTTGTATATCTGTCCCTCGGTATTATCGCAAGAGGAAAAGTTTCTAAGTGGTCGTTTGACCTGAACAGGCTCCTTCTGTCCTTCAGCACCACCACGTTATCAAACCGGCGTCATACCAGCCTTCTACAAGGAATCCGTTGTAGAggttgaaaaattgctcaacccttATACCAAGCGCTGAAGGCAATCTTGAGATTTTCTGTGGGTTCTGCATAATGTAGCCTCTAAGTACTATATGGAGTGTCTTCTGTATGCACCTCCTTCAGTGGCCTCAgtctgtggctctccagctgctgAGTGACTTATCTAGCATGCACTGGTTGAAGACCCTTGCTTTACACTATACATTGAATTGCAGGCTGTAATGGTTGGTGACGACGTGGTTAATGATATCGGAGGAGCTCAAAGCTGTGGCATCCGAGGCGTACTCGTCAGGACGGGGAAATACAGGTAGACCAATGAGAAGCATGCCTGCACTGTTGTATTATACACACAAACCTATGCAGGAATCTCTAACCCCATGCCCCTTCTTCCTCTGAGGCTAGTTTCGCACGGGCGAGCACgattttgctgtgagaaaatcgcggcaaaatcacgtCTTTCTTCTGCGACTTTTGAGcggcagcaatgcttttttttaagaATAATATCCCTTTACTGCCACCCGCAATAAATCACGCGATCAAAACGCACCATTTTTTTATCGCGAAAGTCAAcaagactttccaatgttaaagtcGCATTACAAAGCAAATTTGttgcgttgcgataaaaaggagcctccatagggaaacatgggggattttaaaaaaaggaaaatcacagaaaggtagagcatgccgcgattttcgcGATAAAAAGATGCACGATTTTTATcgtgggcggcagcgatgcaaggTTATCctaaagaaaaagcatcgctgatgcacaaaaatcgcaggaacaaggacgcaattttgccgcgattttctcgctGCAAAATCTCGACCGCCCGTGTAAAACTAGCCTTAGtctttcaaaaactgaacttcttggGTTTTTGCCGTCTACTAATCTACCTAAACCTGATCTTTCCCTCTCCGTGCGTAGTGCTGCCGTAACACCTAGGCCGCaggcccgctgtcttggggtcttATTAGATTCCGATCTTTCCTTCACTCCATGTATTCAGTCACTCATGTCACCTGCTTCTGAAAATATCTCCAAAATTCACTCTTTTCTTACTGTAGATAcataaaaaatgctttttttgcccTGAGCCATTCTCATCTTGATTATGGCAACTCGCTACTAATCGGTCTCTcctcttcaatccatcctgaatgtagcGGCCAGGCTCCTCTTCTTGTCCAACCGCGACACTGattcctccaccctgtgtcagtcattGCACCGATGCCTCTACCTTGTACCAGTAACTAAACAAATGTTACCActatgtgccagtcactacactggttgcCCATACACTGGTTGCCCATCCACTATAAGATACAATTTATATTTATCACtcccatccataaagctctccacagtgctgcaccgccctacatcTCCTCCCTCCTGTCTGTCTACCCCACGGCCAGTACTCTACGTCCTGCCTATGACTACAGTCTAAGAGCCCTTTTATATGGGTcgacctgttgggcgcagatgcccgacaggttttCTCAGGGATCATTGTTCTTGTGcctttaggcctagtgcccacggctgtgacaggctccgcaagcggaattccgcagcagaaccCGTCACGGCgcctccccagagac is a window of Eleutherodactylus coqui strain aEleCoq1 chromosome 4, aEleCoq1.hap1, whole genome shotgun sequence DNA encoding:
- the LHPP gene encoding phospholysine phosphohistidine inorganic pyrophosphate phosphatase: MASWTSGVRAVLLDVSGVLYDSGGPTGGTAIAGSIEAISRIRQVGLKLRFCTNESQATMAQFVRKLQKFGFNISEDEVTAPGPAARRLMLEQGLRPHLLVHDDLLPEFDSIDTSDPNCVVIGDAAENFSYQNVNRAFQVLLGLEKPVLISLGKGRYYKETDGLMLDVGAYMKALEYACDITAEVVGKPAKNFFLSALAELGVQPHEAVMVGDDVVNDIGGAQSCGIRGVLVRTGKYRPSDESHPKVKADGYVDNLAQAVDILLASRTNDQ